The DNA region aaatgaggaataattttgcagaaaaaagtatgtaattttatccattttcagaaaagttatgtctatttcaaaattcttcgataGTTAACTCGTTCCTGTTATAAACATTTACTACGATCATACTCgttaaaatgtaacaaaaattaacattttggcAGGCATTCGGGGCTGGttacggtgggcatactgagctcaaatgaaaatatgagcctgattgaacttaacaggagctggcgctttgcatttgaattttaaatgggatttaatccacaaaaaacttttttttttaaatgtagattttttaggCATTTTGCCCAATGAAGcgttttattttcaacatcattggcgtataGGCTAGATTCTGGAGCATGTTTTGGtaaatataacattgaagttttgagcaaaattaaatggggaccatccataaaccacatggacacttttttgggaatctgttacccccccccccttcgtgaacaattgtccatacaaaaaaaaatcttttttgtatggatcgtggacaatcgccatacccccccccccccctgaagtgtccacgtggATGGATGGTCCCATGGCGCAATGCCTATCTTTTCTGCTAAGACtttgttttaaatcaaaactttaAAGGACTGAACAGAGTTGTAGAGTGCTTcaattcaatgttatatataccaaaaaatGTGCAAGAATCTGGCCTACAAGGCaacgatgttgaaaataaacacttCAGTGACCAAAGGGCCTacaaatctacatttttgaaaaaagtttttgcggattgaatcccatttaaaattaaaattttcagcaattttcccactaaaatcATTTAGTTTGGAATAATGCATTAACATTAGTTTATGAGTTCAGACATAAAAGTTTATTtaccaaagcaaactgaaaatatttttttagaaataaaactattttacaTCTCCTAATGACGCAGGGACTCAAGTGATGGATTgatttaaggtgtactatgtcaggaatatatttttatatttgttatatatataaggttttttaacttcaaatccagataaaatcagtttacacagacagaatattttgggaatcgatttttcttACTCAGATTTTTCTTATACGAATATATTCTTATTTTCTGATTAAAACGCCAAACTTCGtttaaccttaaccgatttggctcaaaattggcacagttccatgcctctgtgctctctaactagataggaaaaccagcaagcttagtacaagagagcacagaggcatcgagttACTAATTTTTGCCTATcgctgatgtcgatttttttattgtcaccttaCTGTATATTAGCAAGTCTAATCTTTAAAGTTTCTTACcaaattttttggaatttttctgaatccttcaataaaaaaaatcagactgGGAcaccaaaaaattgcaaaaatgtcaaaaacaaaatcacCCTTAAATTAGATAAAGtttgaaaacaatgaaaatcaTCCAAATTTTTGTAAAGTAATGATTGATTTTAAATCCAATTTTGCATCTGCGTTTaccttttttcaaagttttacgaaatctcaatttttttaattggcagCACTACTAAATTTTTTATGCCTTTGCTGGGTCATAGCTAAAAAGATGTCTTTTTTGATCCTCTAAAACACATACAAACAAATCTGATAGATTGTTTTACAGCCACAGAGCAAGAATCAATATCGCAAGtattaacattttcaaatagaAATCCTTTGAAATGTGACCATCACAATTGAATTCATACAAAATCGTCCTACTCATTAATCctgctgtgattttttttaaatattgtgcaTTTTGACTGGTGATTTTAAGATTTAGCATCTGCATTTACATTTGAATTAGTACGTATATGTTCATTTccataaaatttcttaattgaagaattttaaaattttttttatttgtttgttttatttttgttgtgtcGAAAATGAATGTTTTTAGATCAGTATTttttagagggatttaaaaattttaaaatattgttgctcgaaaatcatattagttaaaaaaatatattttttaaaacgtgCTATATCTTTCAGAATTCAGaatacaataataaaaaaaaacccgattgaTTATTAccagagagcaattctctgagatttcggtcattcgattttttgtatttttaatccggctgaaactttttggtgccttcggtatgcccaaagccattttgcatcattagtttgtctataaaattttccatacaaatttggcagctgtccatacaaaaatgatgtgtgaaaattcaaaaatctgtatcttttgaaggaattttttgatcgatttggtgtctttggcaaagttgtaggtatggatacagactacactaaaaaaaaatgatacactgtaaaaaaaatttggtgatttttttatttaactttttatcactaaaacttgatttgcaaaaaaacactatttttatttattttttttttttttttgatatgttttagaggacataaaatgcaaacctttcagaaatttccaggttgtgcaaaaaatctttgaccgagttatgaattttttaatcaatactaattttttcaaaaaatcgaaaaattggtcgcaaaaaattttgaacttcatttttcgatgtaaaatcaaatttgcaatcaaaaagtactttagtaaaattttgataaagtgcaccgttttcaagttatagccattttcaggtaacttttttgaaaataatcgcagtttttcattttttaaaataagtgcacatgtttgcacacttttgaaaaaaatatttttgaaaagctgagaaaatgctctatattttgcttcttgggactttgttgatacgaccttttgttgctgagatattgccatgcaaaggtttaaaaacaggaaaattgatgttttttaattctcacccaaacaaccctccatttttttttatcgatgtcTCAggaagtaatggtccgattttcaatgttaatatatgaaacatttgtgaaattttccgatcttttcgaaaataatattttcaaaatttttaaaccaagactaacatttgtaaagggcgtaatattgaatgtttggcccttttgaaatgttagtcttgatttgaaaattttgaaaatattgttttcgaaaagatcggaaaatttcacaaatgtttcatacttcaacattgaaaatcggaccattacttgctgagatatcgacattgaaaaatggtgggttgttagggtgagacttagaaaacatcaattttcctgtttttaaacctttgcattgcaatatcttagcaacttaaggtcgtatcaacaaagtcccaagaagcaaaatatatagcattttctcagcttttcaaaaatatttttttcaaaagtgtgcaaatttaaaaaattaaaaactgcgattattttcaaaaaagttacctaaaaatggctataacttgaaaacggtgcactttatcaaaattttactaaaatactttttgattgcaattttgattttacatcgaaaaataaagttcaaaattttttgcgaacgatttttcgattttttgaaaaaatcagtattgattaaaaaattcataactcggtcaaagattttttgcacaacctggaaatttctgaaaagtttgcattttatgtcctctaaaacatatcaaaaaataaaaaaaaattaaaaatagtgtttttgcaaatcaagttttagtgataaaagttaaataaaaatcaccaaatttttttacagtgtatcattttttcagtgtagtccgtatccatacctacaactttgccgaagacaccaaatcgatcaaaaaattccttcaaaagatacagacttttgaattttcatacatcatttttgtatggacagctgccaaatttgtatggaaaattttatagacaaactaatgatgcaaaatggcttctttgggcataccgaaggcaccaaaaaagtttcagtcggattaaaaaatacaaaaattaaaattgaagaaaaaagaccgatttcgtagagaattgctctagtaattcccatgtaaactttaaccctgatgcgcgcagccagtttacaaccaaatgagctgatatttggcatgaaagtccctatgggcatgccctacaaggggaaccatactaaaacttgatccgagaactttttgaaaaacgtacccaccctaatggatatatctctggaaatcaattttggaaaagcttcaaattttgggcccaagcagtttatggcgcatgttttcgaatggcttttgaagccattttgtatcattaatttgttcatataattttccatacaattttggttatgatgttttgaataatacatttttttttcaaaaaatcgatgtattggtcgcaaaatttatcaagtttatttttcgatgtaaaattgaatttgcaatcaaaaagtactttagtgaaattttgataaagtttcccgttttcaagttatagccgtttttatgttacttttttctaaatagccgcagttattgatttttaaaaaatagtgcccatgtttgcccacttatgaaaaaaatatttttgaaaagctgagatttctatattttgcttatttggactttgttgatacgacccttagttgctgaaatattgccatgcaaaggttcaaaaacaggaaaatagaTGTTTCTAAGTCTctcccaaacagcccaccattttcaatgtcgatatctcagcaactaatagtccgattcgcaatgttaaaatatgaaacattcgtgaaattttctgatattagaaaaaaatattttcaagaattttaaatctaaacttacatatcaaaagggcgtattattgaatgtttgatccttttgaaaaatgttagtcttgatttaaaatatttgaaaatatttttttcgaaaagatcggaaaatttcacgaatcatattttaacattgtaaatcggaccattagttgctgagatatcgacgttagaaaatggtaggttgtgtgggtgagatttagaaaacatcaattttcttgtttttaaacctttgcatggcaatatctcagaaactaagggtcgtttcaacaaagtccaaaaagcaaaatatggagcattttaagcttttcaaaaaaatttgttataggtgggcaaacattggcaatatttttaaaaatcaataactgcgactaggtattttgaaaaaagttacctaaaaatggctttaacttgaaaactttatcaaaatttcactaaagtactttttgattgcaaattcaattttacatcgaaaaatgaaattgaaaaaatgcgaccaatatttcgattttttaaaacaattgtattgattcaaaaaatcatgacacggtcgaagattttttgcttattctggaaatttcggaaaagttggcatttgatgtcatatcagaaaataaaaaaaaatgaatagtgtttttttgctaatcaagttttagtggcaaaaagtaaaattaaaaatcaccatttttttaaaccgtgtatcattttttttagtgtagtccatatccatgctTGCaacttgccgaagacaccaaatcgatcaaaaaattccttcaaaagatacagatttttaaattttcatatatcatttttgtatggacagctgccaaatttgtatggaaaattatatggacaaactaatgatgcaaaatggcttctttgggcataccgaaggcaccaaaaaagtaacagccttattaaaaaatacaaaaattaaaattaaagaaaaaagaccgattccgtagagaactgctcaataacagactaataacatttttagttattcttcgaacaattttttgttattttaacaactaatccgatcatcccaataacagtcggagatattcttccataacaaaaaaaagttatttcaaagtgtttttggctttcaattcatatcagaccaataacaaattttgttatgataacataatatgttattcaactcttatgcaaaaatcgtttttgcaagaatattccatatttttgttattttaacaatatttgttattgaaatggcatgaattttgttattaccgtctgcccgggatttcaaaaacaaaattctaacTCTATGTAATCCATTTTGTCATTACTGTCCCATGTTTGAACGTCATTTCCCTCATACACTAACATCTCGGTGTGAACAGAAGAAGCAAACATTAAACCAACAAAGCCAAGCACAaatattcatcgaaaaaataatgaaattttgtcCCGTCCAACGTTCGTCCGGCCTCGGCAAATCGAAACAAAACACACAATTTATGACGCCAGTCACTTCCAGCAGAAGTTACCAATCGAGAGGAAGGCAAGAAGAACACGGAGAAAAACAGAGAAAAGAAAATTGAATTATCATGTATtgataattgaaatttattgtttCGGGGTCGTTAAGCGTTCCGCTCGATTAAATCGAACATTATCGCATCTGGTTTCGACATTTCGTCGGCAGATGCTGGCTTCGGAATTCCGGCCACCTTCGACAACCGGATTTCGGATCTGGACGGTCGGCGTGCCATAAATACCTTTTCCACTGGCTGTGTTTTTCTTTGGCCTCGAGTCGATATATGGATTCACTGGAAGTAATAAAAGCTTGGCGACTATTTGGAGGGAGAACTTTATTGAAGGTAAAAATTTAAGAgattctgttttatttttgattttaaaatttttcttcagaattcttttcgttaaaaaataacatgaacaacatttatttaaaaatacaagaaCACTTTTCTCCAAAGAGTGGCCGAAGCCTTCGTCAGTTAGCTTCCCCTGAAGTGGTCACATTCAGGTAATCATTGCACAGATCCGTCGTACACTTCTGGCATTCCGTAACGTCCGACTCAACCCCGGGCAACAGGCCAACTCCTCGACAGTCCGTCTGATTGCTCGCACTGGGAACGCACCGGGCAATGTGAACCCGCGCAAAGTCCGGCCCCTTGGTCGTGGCCACCGTGAACCGGCCACAGGCGATGTTGTCCTCCGTGTAGTTGGCCAACTTGGGCACCGTCGAGCAGTTCTGGACGGTGGCGTGGAAGATGCAGTGCTCCCAGTTGACCGGACTGACGCACTGGTAGCACATCAGACTGTTGACTGTAAGGTAGAATTTGTAACACGACTTCACTTGTAATTCAAGCAAGACAAACTTACCATTATTCCAGGCAACAGTCAGGATCACCACGGCAAGTACTACACTGCGTGCGGAGCTCATTTTTCCAGATTTGAACTGATTGAAAACTCGAATTGAACTGAGATTATTTGAGAAAGCGTTGTTGTTACATACCCTGTGTTCCCGAATAAGCCTCCTAGCAGTGTTGCCCACCTTAAATACTGGCGGAAGTGTAGCCACGTCAAACCATGGCCGCAAATAACGAGAGCAAAGAGGTGCTAATTTTCGTCCGGTATTACTCAGACCTTGTGCCTTGTTTATTTGAGTTGTCATTTAACGGACGAAAACAAGCTCAGTCGAAAAACCGCAAATAGATTTGCTTTGATGACGTTCTGGAAGTATCGAGAGGAGCGATTTGGAAGTcataaatcgacgtcgtcgtgctatcttgtcgtacccgccatttcgacgttctgagaaaaacgcgttttaatgtttgaccttgaataaacaaaaacaaaagcacgcaatgtaaacaataacaaacacgttttgtttggctgaccgttATGTGCATTgttccaaagtttggttgaagttggttgctggagtcccgagttaaaataacaaatgtttacggtagtctaacttgtacgtgcgtcaaacgcgtactgacctgaaatccctttggccagatgtcgcacttacatcaatttttagagagtgactagatagcacgacaagattgaaacttctttcatatgtagagtgacaaaaatgcacggagttttttcggtttttattgaatatcttacgattgaaatcgaattttgcggatctttgaaggtcaaaaggtaaggcattgtgagctacacaaaatggcgttcctaactcaatttggcccaaaa from Culex quinquefasciatus strain JHB chromosome 3, VPISU_Cqui_1.0_pri_paternal, whole genome shotgun sequence includes:
- the LOC119769989 gene encoding uncharacterized protein LOC119769989; the protein is MSSARSVVLAVVILTVAWNNVNSLMCYQCVSPVNWEHCIFHATVQNCSTVPKLANYTEDNIACGRFTVATTKGPDFARVHIARCVPSASNQTDCRGVGLLPGVESDVTECQKCTTDLCNDYLNVTTSGEAN